The following coding sequences lie in one Arachis ipaensis cultivar K30076 chromosome B03, Araip1.1, whole genome shotgun sequence genomic window:
- the LOC107628912 gene encoding polyol transporter 5 → MTEAKAVEAATNNNTNHLADFDPHKKKPKRNKYAFACAILASMTSILLGYDIGVMSGAAIYIKRDLKVSDVQIEILLGIINLYSLIGSCLAGRTSDWIGRRYTIVLAGAIFFAGAILMGFSPNYSFLMFGRFVAGIGIGYALMIAPVYTAEVSPASSRGFLTSFPEVFINGGILLGYISNYAFSKMKLQLGWRMMLGIGAVPSVILAVGVLAMPESPRWLVMRGRLGDARKVLNKTSDTKEEAQERLSDIKKAAGIPEHCNDDVVQVAKQNTGEGVWKELFLYPTPAVRHILIAALGIHFFQQASGIDAVVLYSPRIFEKAGITSDTDKLLATVAVGFVKTLFILVATFMLDRVGRRPLLLSSVGGMILSVFTLGISLTIITHSDKKLMWAVGLSIATVLSYVATFSIGAGPITWVYSSEIFPLRLRAQGAAMGVVVNRVTSGVISMTFLSLSKAISIGGAFFLFGGIATVGWIFFYTMLPETRGKTLEDMEGSFGQFRANPAGTKGVDNGNKGQVQLGTTTNNVQS, encoded by the exons ATGACTGAGGCCAAAGCAGTTGAAGCTGCAACTAACAACAACACTAACCACCTTGCGGATTTCGATCCTCACAAGAAGAAACCTAAAAGGAACAAATATGCTTTTGCTTGTGCCATTTTGGCTTCCATGACTTCAATCTTACTTGGCTATG ATATTGGTGTGATGAGTGGAGCAGCAATCTACATAAAAAGGGACCTTAAAGTTTCTGACGTCCAAATTGAAATTTTATTGGGAATTATCAATCTGTATTCCTTGATAGGGTCATGTTTGGCCGGAAGAACCTCCGACTGGATCGGACGCCGGTACACAATAGTGCTCGCCGGCGCTATCTTCTTCGCCGGAGCGATTTTGATGGGATTCTCTCCCAACTACTCGTTCCTCATGTTCGGGCGATTCGTTGCCGGCATTGGCATCGGATACGCCCTCATGATTGCTCCCGTTTACACCGCCGAAGTCTCCCCTGCTTCCTCCCGTGGATTCCTCACCTCCTTCCCTGAG GTGTTCATCAATGGAGGAATATTACTAGGATACATATCAAACTACGCATTCTCAAAAATGAAACTTCAACTCGGTTGGAGAATGATGCTCGGAATCGGAGCTGTTCCTTCAGTGATCCTAGCAGTAGGAGTGTTAGCTATGCCAGAATCACCAAGGTGGCTCGTAATGAGGGGCCGCCTTGGCGATGCAAGAAAAGTGCTAAACAAAACTTCCGACACAaaagaagaagctcaagaacGCCTCTCAGACATTAAAAAAGCCGCCGGTATTCCAGAACACTGTAACGACGACGTCGTTCAGGTCGCAAAGCAGAACACCGGCGAGGGTGTATGGAAGGAGCTTTTCCTCTACCCTACACCCGCAGTTCGTCACATCCTAATCGCTGCACTCGGCATACACTTCTTCCAACAAGCGTCCGGCATAGACGCCGTCGTTTTGTATAGCCCTAGAATATTCGAGAAGGCTGGGATCACTAGCGACACCGATAAGCTTCTTGCAACCGTGGCCGTTGGATTTGTTAAGACTCTGTTCATCTTGGTTGCCACGTTTATGTTGGATCGTGTGGGTAGGCGTCCACTGTTACTATCCAGTGTGGGCGGTATGATACTCTCTGTTTTCACGCTCGGTATTAGCCTTACGATTATTACTCACTCCGATAAGAAGCTTATGTGGGCCGTTGGATTGAGTATTGCAACGGTTTTGTCCTACGTGGCCACGTTTTCGATCGGTGCGGGTCCCATCACGTGGGTTTATAGCTCTGAGATTTTTCCGTTGAGGTTGAGGGCGCAGGGCGCGGCTATGGGTGTTGTGGTGAATAGAGTCACCAGTGGGGTTATTTCAATGACCTTTTTGTCCCTGTCCAAGGCAATTTCTATTGGTGGTGCATTCTTCCTTTTCGGTGGAATTGCCACTGTTGGGTGGATATTCTTCTATACCATGCTACCTGAAACAAGAGGTAAGACTCTTGAGGACATGGAAGGGTCTTTTGGTCAATTCAGGGCTAACCCTGCTGGTACTAAGGGAGTTGACAATGGTAATAAGGGACAAGTCCAGCTAGGAACAACAACCAATAATGTCCAATCTTAG
- the LOC107628911 gene encoding polyol transporter 5: MMNMGKEEVEAESKNRSLEDFDPQKKPKRNNYAFACATLVSMTTILLGYDIGVMSGAAMYIQRDLKISDVKIEILLGIINLYSLVGSCLSGRTSDLIGRRYTIALAGAILFAGAILMGFSPNYAFLMFGRFIAGIGIGYGAVVASVYIAEISPASSRGFLTSFPEVFINGGILLGYISNFAFSKMKLQVGWRMMLGIGAIPAMVLAIGVLAVPESPRWLVMKGRLGEATKVLNKTSDTKEEAQQRLSDIKRAAGIAQDCNDDVVQVAKQNIGQGVWKELFLYPTPAVRHILIAALGLHFFQQSSGIDAVVLYSPRIFEKAGINSDTETLLATVAVGFVKTVFILVATFTLDRVGRRPLLLCSIGGMMLSLLTLATSLTIIDHSDHKVTWAVGLSLATVLSFVATFSIGAGPMWSVYCSEIFPLRLRAQGTAAGVVVNRVTSGVVTMTFLSLSKAITIGGAFFLFSGIAMLGWIFFYTMLPETRGKTLEEMQGSFGKFWEKPNSTEVDGGNAQVQLG, translated from the exons ATGATGAATATGGGAAAAGAAGAAGTTGAAGCAGAGAGCAAGAACAGGAGCCTTGAGGATTTCGATCCACAAAAGAAGCCTAAGCGAAACAACTATGCTTTTGCTTGTGCCACTTTGGTTTCCATGACTACCATCTTGCTTGGTTACG ACATTGGGGTTATGAGTGGAGCAGCAATGTACATACAAAGAGACTTGAAGATATCAGATGTGAAAATTGAGATTCTGCTGGGAATCATAAACTTGTATTCTCTAGTAGGGTCATGCCTCTCGGGAAGAACCTCCGACTTGATTGGTCGTCGTTACACCATAGCGCTTGCCGGCGCAATCTTATTCGCCGGAGCCATATTGATGGGCTTCTCTCCCAACTATGCATTCCTTATGTTTGGCCGTTTTATTGCTGGTATTGGCATCGGCTACGGCGCCGTCGTTGCTTCCGTCTACATCGCCGAAATCTCCCCTGCTTCCTCCCGTGGATTCCTCACCTCATTCCCTGAG GTATTCATAAACGGAGGGATATTACTGGGATACATTTCAAACTTTGCATTCTCAAAGATGAAACTCCAAGTCGGTTGGAGAATGATGCTCGGAATCGGAGCTATACCTGCTATGGTTCTAGCTATTGGAGTCTTAGCTGTACCAGAGTCACCAAGGTGGCTCGTCATGAAGGGTCGCCTGGGCGAAGCAACAAAAGTGCTAAACAAAACCTCCGACacaaaagaagaagcacaacaaCGCTTATCAGACATCAAAAGAGCCGCGGGAATCGCACAAGACTGCAACGACGACGTCGTTCAGGTCGCAAAGCAGAACATCGGCCAGGGTGTATGGAAGGAGCTTTTCCTCTACCCTACACCCGCGGTTCGCCACATTCTAATCGCAGCCCTTGGTCTACACTTCTTCCAACAATCTTCTGGCATCGACGCCGTTGTTTTGTACAGCCCGCGAATATTCGAGAAGGCTGGGATCAACAGCGACACGGAGACACTACTTGCAACTGTGGCCGTTGGGTTTGTTAAGACGGTTTTCATTTTGGTTGCCACGTTTACTTTGGACCGCGTGGGGAGGCGTCCCCTGTTACTCTGCAGTATCGGCGGAATGATGCTCTCGCTTCTCACGCTCGCTACCAGCCTCACGATCATTGATCACTCGGATCACAAGGTGACCTGGGCCGTTGGATTGAGCCTTGCCACTGTGTTGTCTTTTGTGGCCACGTTCTCGATTGGTGCGGGGCCCATGTGGTCGGTTTATTGCTCTGAGATCTTTCCGTTGAGGCTGAGGGCGCAGGGTACGGCTGCGGGCGTTGTGGTAAATAGGGTCACGAGTGGGGTTGTCACAATGACGTTTTTGTCCCTCTCCAAGGCCATTACTATTGGGGGCGCGTTTTTCCTCTTTTCGGGGATTGCCATGCTTGGCTGGATATTCTTCTATACCATGCTCCCTGAAACGAGGGGCAAGACCCTTGAGGAAATGCAAGGGTCTTTTGGTAAATTCTGGGAAAAACCCAATTCCACGGAGGTTGATGGTGGTAACGCCCAAGTTCAGCTAGGATAA